A genomic segment from Spinacia oleracea cultivar Varoflay chromosome 3, BTI_SOV_V1, whole genome shotgun sequence encodes:
- the LOC110797789 gene encoding FRIGIDA-like protein 5 isoform X1 encodes MASSQQLYSEIKLAESQIHQISNSFLSLQSQFSQQWKTLQNSLGNIQNSLQTRFKELELKEQRLNSLQKFIETRQKEVEFKEYQLNSTEKFVCDRCKTLGMKVSETGNVVVKIEPSIEFRGDCSNSDASIKLFVTMDGKTLQMFLNDRVDEHEFMSEEVKSALKLSSDPAKLVLDAMEGFFRPHLRKGSWEYEGNVVRSSCVLLLEQLLELKPKIKKAVKEEARTLAGVWREKMRLESGNYMVVLGFLLLVAVYLLWWDFDKEEIRILCEDVQQHRVVGELQSRLGFLQKCGVSSRASQAQKNEPCSPPGKNVFVSPSMDPSIDLCTLCKGMDGKTLQIFLNDRINEQTSMGEEVQSALKLSSDPAKLVLDALEGFFHPHLKKDNMKCEGIVVRSSCVLLLEQLMELKPEITKAVREEAKALAGIWREKMRAESGNYMVVLGFLLLVAVYLLWWDFDTEEIGSLCEIVRQHRVVGELHSRLGFLQKCGVSSKSSQAQENEPYTPPVQKVPSTDPAIELCALCRGVDGKALQMFLNDRIDEQTFMVEEVQSALKLSSDPAKLVLDAMEGFFHPHLKKDNMEYEGDVVRSSCVLLLEQLMELKPEIKKALREEARALAIVWRKKMRAEGGSYMVVLGFLLLVAVYWLWYDFEKDEFGSLFVVVQQHKVVGELHSRLGFLQKCGVSSVASQAQKAEPYTPPVKNVFVSPSTDPSIELCTLCKGMDANGLKSFLMKHVKDLKLYHEKVLDCLRSASDPANLVYNVVQDFYLELNEFQDDTNISCCSFLLEQLMKLSPRINYVLKEEIMNFAACWKARLAMESTNPFIVFGFLKFLAAYRLSSSFQADEILSLFDIFCDKGDIYGFEQIPGLCRALGLEAKIPDHIQSLIKEKKRLEAVRYICAFNLVGKFPPDPLLKAYLAYTEAAALEMCKKFNNSVKAQNKCAKKQISALQNVIRCIYDFNLDSEYSPLQRIRQLELEKEERKSSKLEKKKSRKQKRSAPTAPCADQTHLLQGCSQEKRPRTDTVEESVSPNVSVPEASNVN; translated from the exons ATGGCTTCGTCCCAACAACTCTACTCTGAAATCAAACTTGCTGAATCTCAAATTCATCAAATTAGCAATAGTTTTCTTTCTCTCCAATCTCAGTTCTCACAGCAATGGAAAACCCTACAAAATTCCTTGGGAAATATCCAAAATTCACTTCAAACTCGTTTCAAAGAGCTCGAATTAAAAGAGCAACGCCTCAATTCGCTTCAGAAGTTCATCGAAACTCGTCAGAAAGAAGTTGAATTTAAAGAATATCAACTCAATTCCACCGAAAAGTTCGTCTGCGATCGATGCAAAACTTTAGGGATGAAGGTAAGCGAAACTGGTAATGTAGTTGTTAAAATTGAACCTTCAATTGAATTTAGAGGAGATTGTAGTAATTCAGATGCTTCTATTAAGCTGTTTGTTACAATGGATGGCAAAACCCTACAAATGTTTTTGAATGATAGGGTTGATGAACATGAATTTATGAGTGAAGAGGTTAAGAGTGCGCTTAAGTTATCAAGCGATCCTGCGAAACTGGTATTAGATGCTATGGAAGGGTTTTTTCGGCCACATTTGAGGAAGGGTAGTTGGGAGTATGAAGGAAATGTTGTTAGGAGTAGTTGCGTACTTTTGCTGGAGCAGTTACTGGAATTGAAGCCTAAAATCAAGAAGGCCGTGAAAGAGGAAGCGAGGACGTTGGCTGGTGTGTGGAGGGAGAAAATGAGGCTGGAGAGTGGGAATTACATGGTGGTATTGGGATTCTTGCTTTTGGTGGCTGTTTATTTGTTGTGGTGGGATTTCGACAAGGAAGAAATCAGGATTCTCTGTGAGGATGTTCAGCAGCATAGAGTGGTGGGTGAACTACAGTCTAGACTTGGGTTTCTGCAAAAGTGTGGTG TGAGCAGCAGGGCATCACAAGCTCAGAAAAATGAGCCATGTTCTCCACCTGGAAAGAATGTGTTTGTTTCACCATCCATGGATCCTTCCATTGACCTTTGCACTTTATGCAAGGGGATGGATGGAAAAACCctacaaattttcttgaatgataGGATCAATGAGCAAACTTCCATGGGTGAAGAGGTTCAGAGTGCGCTCAAGTTATCGAGTGATCCTGCAAAATTGGTACTGGATGCCTTGGAAGGTTTTTTCCATCCACATTTGAAGAAGGATAATATGAAGTGTGAAGGAATTGTTGTCAGGAGTAGTTGTGTACTGTTGCTAGAGCAGCTGATGGAACTGAAGCCTGAAATAACAAAGGCGGTGAGAGAGGAGGCCAAGGCGTTGGCCGGCATTTGGAGGGAGAAAATGAGGGCGGAGAGTGGGAATTACATGGTGGTATTGGGATTCTTGCTTTTGGTGGCTGTTTATTTGCTGTGGTGGGATTTCGACACGGAAGAAATCGGGAGTCTCTGTGAGATTGTTCGGCAACATAGAGTAGTGGGTGAACTACATTCTAGACTTGGATTTCTGCAAAAGTGTGGTG TGAGCAGCAAGTCATCACAAGCTCAGGAAAATGAGCCCTATACTCCACCTGTACAGAAGGTACCATCCACGGATCCTGCCATTGAGCTTTGTGCTTTATGCAGGGGGGTGGATGGCAAAGCCCTACAAATGTTCTTAAATGACAGGATTGATGAGCAAACTTTCATGGTTGAAGAGGTTCAGAGTGCACTTAAGTTATCGAGTGATCCAGCAAAACTTGTACTAGATGCCATGGAAGGGTTTTTCCATCCACATTTGAAGAAGGATAATATGGAGTATGAAGGGGATGTTGTTAGGAGTAGCTGTGTACTCTTGCTGGAGCAGTTAATGGAATTGAAGCCTGAAATCAAGAAGGCGTTGAGAGAGGAGGCGAGGGCGTTGGCTATTGTGTGGAGGAAGAAAATGAGAGCAGAGGGTGGGAGTTACATGGTGGTGTTGGGATTCTTGCTTCTGGTAGCTGTATATTGGTTGTGGTATGATTTCGAAAAGGATGAATTCGGGAGTCTCTTTGTGGTTGTTCAGCAGCATAAAGTGGTGGGTGAACTACATTCTAGACTTGGTTTTTTACAAAAGTGTGGTG TGAGCAGTGTGGCATCACAAGCTCAGAAAGCAGAGCCATATACTCCACCTGTAAAGAATGTGTTTGTTTCACCATCCACGGATCCTTCCATTGAGCTTTGCACTTTATGCAAGGGAATGGAtgcaaatgggttgaaatcATTTTTAATGAAGCATGTAAAGGACCTGAAGCTATACCATGAAAAAGTTTTGGATTGtcttcgaagtgcttcagatcCAGCAAATCTTGTTTATAATGTAGTGCAGGATTTCTATCTAGAACTGAATGAATTTCAGGACGACACGAACATTTCATGTTGCAGTTTTTTGTTAGAGCAATTGATGAAACTCTCACCACGTATTAATTATGTGCTGAAAGAAGAAATCATGAACTTTGCAGCTTGTTGGAAGGCTAGATTAGCAATGGAGAGTACCAATCCCTTTATTGTTTTTGGCTTTTTGAAGTTCTTAGCTGCCTACAGATTGTCGAGTTCCTTTCAAGCAGATGAAATTCTTTCACTATTCGATATATTCTGTGATAAGGGTGATATCTATGGATTTGAACAAATTCCTGGTTTATGCCGTGCTCTGGGTTTGGAAGCAAAGATTCCAG ATCATATTCAATCTCTTATTAAGGAGAAAAAGCGGCTTGAGGCTGTTCGCTATATATGTGCATTTAATCTTGTTGGTAAGTTCCCTCCAGACCCTCTACTGAAAGCATACTTGGCATACACCGAGGCAGCTGCATTGGAGATGTGTAAGAAATTCAATAATTCGGTTAAGGCTCAGAACAAATGTGCAAAGAAGCAAATAAGTGCACTACAAAATGTAATCAGATGCATTTACGATTTCAACTTAGATTCTGAGTACTCACCCCTACAACGCATTAGGCAACTTGAGCTAGAGAAGGAAGAAAGAAAATCCTCAAAGCTGGAAAAGAAGAAATCAAGAAAGCAGAAAAGGTCTGCTCCAACTGCTCCTTGTGCTGACCAAACTCATCTGCTACAGGGATGCAGTCAAGAAAAGCGTCCTCGTACTGACACTGTTGAAGAATCTGTTTCACCCAATGTATCTGTTCCCGAGGCCTCCAACGTGAACTAA
- the LOC110797789 gene encoding FRIGIDA-like protein 5 isoform X2, with product MSEEVKSALKLSSDPAKLVLDAMEGFFRPHLRKGSWEYEGNVVRSSCVLLLEQLLELKPKIKKAVKEEARTLAGVWREKMRLESGNYMVVLGFLLLVAVYLLWWDFDKEEIRILCEDVQQHRVVGELQSRLGFLQKCGVSSRASQAQKNEPCSPPGKNVFVSPSMDPSIDLCTLCKGMDGKTLQIFLNDRINEQTSMGEEVQSALKLSSDPAKLVLDALEGFFHPHLKKDNMKCEGIVVRSSCVLLLEQLMELKPEITKAVREEAKALAGIWREKMRAESGNYMVVLGFLLLVAVYLLWWDFDTEEIGSLCEIVRQHRVVGELHSRLGFLQKCGVSSKSSQAQENEPYTPPVQKVPSTDPAIELCALCRGVDGKALQMFLNDRIDEQTFMVEEVQSALKLSSDPAKLVLDAMEGFFHPHLKKDNMEYEGDVVRSSCVLLLEQLMELKPEIKKALREEARALAIVWRKKMRAEGGSYMVVLGFLLLVAVYWLWYDFEKDEFGSLFVVVQQHKVVGELHSRLGFLQKCGVSSVASQAQKAEPYTPPVKNVFVSPSTDPSIELCTLCKGMDANGLKSFLMKHVKDLKLYHEKVLDCLRSASDPANLVYNVVQDFYLELNEFQDDTNISCCSFLLEQLMKLSPRINYVLKEEIMNFAACWKARLAMESTNPFIVFGFLKFLAAYRLSSSFQADEILSLFDIFCDKGDIYGFEQIPGLCRALGLEAKIPDHIQSLIKEKKRLEAVRYICAFNLVGKFPPDPLLKAYLAYTEAAALEMCKKFNNSVKAQNKCAKKQISALQNVIRCIYDFNLDSEYSPLQRIRQLELEKEERKSSKLEKKKSRKQKRSAPTAPCADQTHLLQGCSQEKRPRTDTVEESVSPNVSVPEASNVN from the exons ATGAGTGAAGAGGTTAAGAGTGCGCTTAAGTTATCAAGCGATCCTGCGAAACTGGTATTAGATGCTATGGAAGGGTTTTTTCGGCCACATTTGAGGAAGGGTAGTTGGGAGTATGAAGGAAATGTTGTTAGGAGTAGTTGCGTACTTTTGCTGGAGCAGTTACTGGAATTGAAGCCTAAAATCAAGAAGGCCGTGAAAGAGGAAGCGAGGACGTTGGCTGGTGTGTGGAGGGAGAAAATGAGGCTGGAGAGTGGGAATTACATGGTGGTATTGGGATTCTTGCTTTTGGTGGCTGTTTATTTGTTGTGGTGGGATTTCGACAAGGAAGAAATCAGGATTCTCTGTGAGGATGTTCAGCAGCATAGAGTGGTGGGTGAACTACAGTCTAGACTTGGGTTTCTGCAAAAGTGTGGTG TGAGCAGCAGGGCATCACAAGCTCAGAAAAATGAGCCATGTTCTCCACCTGGAAAGAATGTGTTTGTTTCACCATCCATGGATCCTTCCATTGACCTTTGCACTTTATGCAAGGGGATGGATGGAAAAACCctacaaattttcttgaatgataGGATCAATGAGCAAACTTCCATGGGTGAAGAGGTTCAGAGTGCGCTCAAGTTATCGAGTGATCCTGCAAAATTGGTACTGGATGCCTTGGAAGGTTTTTTCCATCCACATTTGAAGAAGGATAATATGAAGTGTGAAGGAATTGTTGTCAGGAGTAGTTGTGTACTGTTGCTAGAGCAGCTGATGGAACTGAAGCCTGAAATAACAAAGGCGGTGAGAGAGGAGGCCAAGGCGTTGGCCGGCATTTGGAGGGAGAAAATGAGGGCGGAGAGTGGGAATTACATGGTGGTATTGGGATTCTTGCTTTTGGTGGCTGTTTATTTGCTGTGGTGGGATTTCGACACGGAAGAAATCGGGAGTCTCTGTGAGATTGTTCGGCAACATAGAGTAGTGGGTGAACTACATTCTAGACTTGGATTTCTGCAAAAGTGTGGTG TGAGCAGCAAGTCATCACAAGCTCAGGAAAATGAGCCCTATACTCCACCTGTACAGAAGGTACCATCCACGGATCCTGCCATTGAGCTTTGTGCTTTATGCAGGGGGGTGGATGGCAAAGCCCTACAAATGTTCTTAAATGACAGGATTGATGAGCAAACTTTCATGGTTGAAGAGGTTCAGAGTGCACTTAAGTTATCGAGTGATCCAGCAAAACTTGTACTAGATGCCATGGAAGGGTTTTTCCATCCACATTTGAAGAAGGATAATATGGAGTATGAAGGGGATGTTGTTAGGAGTAGCTGTGTACTCTTGCTGGAGCAGTTAATGGAATTGAAGCCTGAAATCAAGAAGGCGTTGAGAGAGGAGGCGAGGGCGTTGGCTATTGTGTGGAGGAAGAAAATGAGAGCAGAGGGTGGGAGTTACATGGTGGTGTTGGGATTCTTGCTTCTGGTAGCTGTATATTGGTTGTGGTATGATTTCGAAAAGGATGAATTCGGGAGTCTCTTTGTGGTTGTTCAGCAGCATAAAGTGGTGGGTGAACTACATTCTAGACTTGGTTTTTTACAAAAGTGTGGTG TGAGCAGTGTGGCATCACAAGCTCAGAAAGCAGAGCCATATACTCCACCTGTAAAGAATGTGTTTGTTTCACCATCCACGGATCCTTCCATTGAGCTTTGCACTTTATGCAAGGGAATGGAtgcaaatgggttgaaatcATTTTTAATGAAGCATGTAAAGGACCTGAAGCTATACCATGAAAAAGTTTTGGATTGtcttcgaagtgcttcagatcCAGCAAATCTTGTTTATAATGTAGTGCAGGATTTCTATCTAGAACTGAATGAATTTCAGGACGACACGAACATTTCATGTTGCAGTTTTTTGTTAGAGCAATTGATGAAACTCTCACCACGTATTAATTATGTGCTGAAAGAAGAAATCATGAACTTTGCAGCTTGTTGGAAGGCTAGATTAGCAATGGAGAGTACCAATCCCTTTATTGTTTTTGGCTTTTTGAAGTTCTTAGCTGCCTACAGATTGTCGAGTTCCTTTCAAGCAGATGAAATTCTTTCACTATTCGATATATTCTGTGATAAGGGTGATATCTATGGATTTGAACAAATTCCTGGTTTATGCCGTGCTCTGGGTTTGGAAGCAAAGATTCCAG ATCATATTCAATCTCTTATTAAGGAGAAAAAGCGGCTTGAGGCTGTTCGCTATATATGTGCATTTAATCTTGTTGGTAAGTTCCCTCCAGACCCTCTACTGAAAGCATACTTGGCATACACCGAGGCAGCTGCATTGGAGATGTGTAAGAAATTCAATAATTCGGTTAAGGCTCAGAACAAATGTGCAAAGAAGCAAATAAGTGCACTACAAAATGTAATCAGATGCATTTACGATTTCAACTTAGATTCTGAGTACTCACCCCTACAACGCATTAGGCAACTTGAGCTAGAGAAGGAAGAAAGAAAATCCTCAAAGCTGGAAAAGAAGAAATCAAGAAAGCAGAAAAGGTCTGCTCCAACTGCTCCTTGTGCTGACCAAACTCATCTGCTACAGGGATGCAGTCAAGAAAAGCGTCCTCGTACTGACACTGTTGAAGAATCTGTTTCACCCAATGTATCTGTTCCCGAGGCCTCCAACGTGAACTAA